A region from the Cryptosporangium arvum DSM 44712 genome encodes:
- a CDS encoding AMP-binding protein, whose translation MPELLATALNRYDDRPAVLVDGQTVTYRGYREAVSRWSQAYRSIGIGPGDGISILARNRPEVLFATGASTMVGARGTPLHPLGSLDDHAYVLENADIHTLVFDPALEEHVAALKDRAPGLKRLLALGPSSIAENIADLAAGFTPEERLVAPVVDAEDVSSMSFTGGTTGRPKGVLISYRGGAELTRIQMAEWQFPAEMRFLIAAPLSHAAGAFTLPVLLAGGSFVVLPGFTPGGWIKAVEEHRITATMIVPAMLYAILDHPDLAGADVSSLETVFYGASAASPARLAQAIERFGPVFFQFYGQNEAPMTITVLRKEEHTPDKLATCGRPVPWVRAALLDENCEPVAPGEPGEICVQGALVMNGYNKLPEETAEAFRGGWLHTGDVAREDADGYWTIVDRTKDMIVSGGFNVFPREVEDVLTTHPDVSAAAVIGVPDEKWGEAVKAVVVPRPGATIDEAALIALVRDAKGPIHAPKSIDLAESIPLTPVGKADKKALREKYWAGSARRVG comes from the coding sequence ATGCCGGAATTACTGGCCACCGCGCTCAACCGCTACGACGACCGGCCCGCGGTCCTCGTCGACGGGCAGACCGTCACCTACCGCGGCTACCGGGAGGCGGTCAGCCGCTGGTCGCAGGCCTACCGGTCGATCGGCATCGGGCCCGGCGACGGCATCTCGATCCTCGCGCGCAACCGTCCGGAGGTGCTGTTCGCCACCGGCGCGTCCACGATGGTCGGTGCGCGTGGCACACCGCTGCACCCGCTGGGCTCGCTCGACGACCACGCCTACGTGCTGGAGAACGCCGACATCCACACGCTGGTCTTCGACCCGGCGCTGGAAGAGCACGTCGCGGCGCTGAAGGACAGAGCGCCCGGGCTCAAGCGCCTGCTCGCGCTCGGCCCGTCGTCGATCGCCGAGAACATCGCCGACCTCGCGGCCGGGTTCACCCCGGAGGAACGGCTGGTCGCCCCGGTCGTCGACGCCGAGGACGTCTCGTCGATGTCGTTCACCGGCGGCACCACCGGGCGTCCCAAGGGCGTGCTCATCTCCTACCGCGGCGGCGCGGAACTGACCCGCATCCAGATGGCCGAGTGGCAGTTCCCGGCCGAGATGCGGTTCCTGATCGCCGCTCCCCTCTCGCACGCGGCGGGCGCGTTCACGCTCCCGGTGCTGCTGGCCGGCGGCTCGTTCGTCGTGCTGCCCGGCTTCACCCCCGGTGGGTGGATCAAGGCGGTCGAGGAACACCGCATCACCGCGACGATGATCGTGCCGGCGATGCTCTACGCGATCCTCGACCACCCCGACCTGGCCGGCGCCGACGTGTCCAGCCTGGAGACCGTGTTCTACGGCGCCTCGGCCGCGTCCCCGGCCCGGCTGGCGCAGGCCATCGAGCGGTTCGGCCCGGTGTTCTTCCAGTTCTACGGGCAGAACGAGGCGCCAATGACGATCACCGTGCTCCGCAAGGAGGAGCACACCCCCGACAAGCTGGCCACCTGCGGGCGCCCGGTGCCCTGGGTCCGCGCCGCGCTGCTCGACGAGAACTGCGAGCCGGTCGCGCCGGGTGAGCCCGGCGAGATCTGCGTCCAGGGCGCGCTGGTGATGAACGGCTACAACAAGCTGCCCGAGGAGACCGCCGAGGCGTTCCGGGGCGGCTGGCTGCACACCGGTGACGTGGCCCGCGAGGACGCCGACGGCTACTGGACGATCGTCGACCGCACGAAGGACATGATCGTCTCCGGCGGCTTCAACGTCTTCCCCCGCGAGGTCGAGGACGTGCTCACGACGCATCCCGACGTGTCCGCGGCCGCCGTGATCGGCGTTCCCGACGAGAAGTGGGGCGAGGCGGTGAAGGCAGTGGTGGTGCCCCGCCCGGGCGCGACGATCGACGAAGCCGCCCTGATCGCGCTGGTCCGCGACGCCAAGGGCCCGATCCACGCGCCGAAGTCCATCGACCTCGCCGAGTCGATCCCCCTCACGCCCGTCGGCAAGGCCGACAAGAAGGCACTCCGCGAAAAGTACTGGGCCGGCTCCGCGCGTCGCGTCGGCTGA
- a CDS encoding cytochrome P450, producing the protein MSTVETPQLTVGAFWGADPHAGLTWLRANDPVHWDEHGQVWGLTRYADVKEASLHPELFSNAGGIRPDQDATPMLIDLDDPAHLRRRKLISKGFTPRRVADQRARIDQVTHALIDKVCERGSCDFVWDLAAWLPLIVIGDQLGVRGDQYENLLRWSDDMMRGQGTQDPGLLEKMMVAAAEYGEYIYPILADRRENGGDDLIGVLVRAEVDGQRLDDDTLYFDSLLLLIGGDETTRHVITGGLYQLLRDREQWERLRADRSLLPGAIEEMLRWVSPIRNMNRTVTRDLEFRGKKFREGQNVLLLYPSANRDEAVFEDPFRFDITRSPNNHLAFGVGAHFCLGSSLARLELESIFTALLDRLPDLALAVDAEPELRPATFVSGYEGLKVTFSPTAPHGVSL; encoded by the coding sequence TTGAGCACGGTTGAGACGCCGCAGCTGACGGTCGGCGCCTTCTGGGGCGCCGACCCGCACGCCGGGTTGACGTGGCTGCGCGCGAACGACCCGGTCCACTGGGACGAACACGGCCAGGTGTGGGGGCTCACCCGCTACGCCGACGTCAAAGAGGCGTCGCTGCACCCGGAGTTGTTCTCCAACGCCGGCGGCATCCGGCCCGACCAGGACGCCACCCCGATGCTCATCGACCTCGACGACCCGGCGCACCTCCGCCGCCGCAAGCTGATCAGCAAGGGGTTCACGCCGCGGCGGGTCGCCGACCAGCGGGCCCGCATCGACCAGGTGACGCACGCGCTCATCGACAAGGTGTGCGAGCGCGGCTCCTGCGACTTCGTCTGGGACCTGGCCGCCTGGCTGCCGCTGATCGTCATCGGTGACCAGCTCGGGGTGCGCGGCGACCAGTACGAGAACCTGCTGCGGTGGTCGGACGACATGATGCGCGGCCAGGGCACGCAGGACCCGGGGCTGCTGGAGAAGATGATGGTCGCCGCCGCGGAGTACGGCGAGTACATCTATCCGATCCTGGCCGACCGGCGGGAGAACGGCGGCGACGACCTGATCGGCGTGCTGGTGCGGGCCGAGGTCGACGGGCAGCGGCTCGACGACGACACGCTCTACTTCGACTCGCTGCTGCTGCTCATCGGCGGTGACGAGACCACCCGCCACGTCATCACCGGTGGGCTCTACCAGCTGCTGCGCGACCGCGAGCAGTGGGAGCGGCTGCGTGCCGACCGGTCGCTGCTGCCCGGCGCGATCGAGGAGATGCTGCGCTGGGTCAGCCCGATCCGGAACATGAACCGCACGGTCACTCGCGATCTGGAGTTCCGCGGCAAAAAGTTCCGCGAGGGCCAGAACGTCCTGCTGCTCTACCCGTCGGCGAACCGCGACGAGGCCGTGTTCGAGGATCCGTTCCGGTTCGACATCACGCGGAGCCCGAACAACCACCTGGCGTTCGGCGTCGGGGCGCACTTCTGCCTGGGCAGTTCGCTGGCCCGGCTGGAGCTGGAGTCGATCTTCACCGCGCTGCTCGACCGGCTGCCCGACCTCGCGCTGGCCGTCGACGCCGAGCCCGAGCTGCGGCCGGCGACGTTCGTCAGCGGCTACGAAGGCCTGAAGGTCACGTTCTCGCCGACCGCACCGCATGGTGTATCCCTCTGA
- a CDS encoding NDMA-dependent alcohol dehydrogenase: MKTKAAVLWDRNQPWSIEEVDLDPPKAGEVLVKLIHTGMCHSDDHVVTGDMPAITPIVGGHEGAGIVEEVGEGVTALKPGDHVVPMFIPACGQCRWCAQGRSNLCDVGGTLMMGIGLDGTTRLHARGQDVYTMCFLSTFSQYAVMNAHSLVKIPDDIPLDAAALVGCGVTTGYGSSVHTAKVQPGETVVVVGIGGVGAAAVQGARIAGAEQIVAVDPVEFKREQAKIFGATHTAASVEEAIELVRSITPDGMMADAAIYTVGVARGPEIAGLMTLVSKGGRVVVTAVSPMEDTQVTMSLFELTIWQKELRGTLFGAANGRKDIPQLLRLYQSGQLLLDEMITNRYTLETINEGYKDMHAGVNIRGVIDIEHG, from the coding sequence ATGAAGACGAAGGCCGCTGTTCTCTGGGACCGCAACCAGCCGTGGAGCATCGAGGAGGTCGACCTCGACCCGCCGAAGGCCGGCGAGGTGCTCGTCAAGCTGATCCACACCGGCATGTGCCACTCCGACGACCACGTCGTCACCGGGGACATGCCGGCGATCACGCCGATCGTCGGCGGCCACGAGGGGGCCGGCATCGTCGAGGAGGTCGGCGAGGGCGTCACGGCGCTGAAGCCGGGTGACCACGTCGTCCCGATGTTCATCCCGGCGTGCGGGCAGTGCCGGTGGTGCGCGCAGGGCCGGTCGAACCTGTGCGACGTCGGCGGCACGCTGATGATGGGCATCGGGCTGGACGGCACCACGCGTCTGCACGCCCGCGGGCAGGACGTCTACACGATGTGCTTCCTGTCGACGTTCAGCCAGTACGCGGTGATGAACGCGCACTCGCTGGTGAAGATCCCGGACGACATCCCGCTGGACGCCGCGGCCCTCGTCGGGTGCGGCGTGACGACCGGCTACGGCTCGTCGGTGCACACCGCGAAGGTGCAGCCGGGCGAGACCGTCGTGGTCGTCGGCATCGGCGGGGTGGGCGCGGCGGCCGTGCAGGGCGCCCGGATCGCCGGTGCGGAGCAGATCGTCGCGGTCGACCCGGTCGAGTTCAAGCGGGAGCAGGCGAAGATCTTCGGCGCCACGCACACCGCCGCCAGCGTCGAGGAGGCCATCGAGCTGGTCCGCTCGATCACCCCCGACGGGATGATGGCCGACGCGGCGATCTACACCGTCGGCGTGGCCCGGGGCCCGGAGATCGCCGGGCTCATGACGCTGGTCTCCAAGGGCGGCCGGGTCGTGGTCACCGCGGTGTCGCCGATGGAGGACACCCAGGTCACGATGTCACTGTTCGAGCTGACGATCTGGCAGAAGGAGCTGCGCGGCACGCTGTTCGGCGCCGCGAACGGCCGCAAGGACATCCCGCAGCTGCTCCGCCTCTACCAGTCCGGCCAACTGCTGCTCGACGAGATGATCACCAACCGGTACACGCTCGAGACGATCAACGAGGGCTACAAGGACATGCACGCCGGGGTGAACATCCGCGGGGTGATCGACATTGAGCACGGTTGA
- a CDS encoding TetR/AcrR family transcriptional regulator, giving the protein MAEQAQGTAGGLSVEGLPAWQLARRERIVVAGLQLLEKHEYDRIQIRDVAQEAGVALGTLYRYFSSKEHLYAAVLLEWSALGRAGQRRTRRKNPEQHLRSRIRGVITAFERQPQFYKVHVLLQSSTDPNAKALLTDFAEAAQASLVEDFAVLGPGRAEDSATMMWAIIHSMLTQAIYHGVGMSEVYRIADGFLDLLADDLHAT; this is encoded by the coding sequence ATGGCCGAGCAAGCGCAGGGGACGGCAGGTGGCCTCTCGGTGGAGGGCCTGCCCGCCTGGCAACTCGCGCGCCGGGAGCGGATCGTCGTCGCCGGGCTCCAGCTCCTCGAGAAGCACGAGTACGACCGCATCCAGATCCGCGACGTCGCTCAGGAGGCCGGTGTCGCGCTGGGCACGCTCTACCGCTACTTCTCCTCCAAGGAGCACCTCTACGCGGCGGTGCTGCTCGAGTGGTCGGCGCTGGGCCGGGCCGGGCAGCGCCGGACCCGCCGGAAGAACCCCGAGCAGCACCTGCGCTCGCGCATCCGGGGCGTGATCACCGCGTTCGAGCGGCAGCCCCAGTTCTACAAGGTGCACGTACTGCTGCAGAGCAGCACCGACCCGAACGCGAAGGCGCTGCTCACCGACTTCGCCGAGGCGGCGCAGGCGAGCCTCGTGGAGGACTTCGCGGTGCTCGGGCCTGGCCGCGCCGAGGACTCCGCGACGATGATGTGGGCGATCATCCACTCGATGCTCACCCAGGCCATCTACCACGGCGTCGGCATGAGCGAGGTCTACCGCATCGCCGACGGTTTCCTCGACCTGCTGGCCGACGACCTTCACGCCACGTAG
- a CDS encoding TetR/AcrR family transcriptional regulator, with product MVYPSEGARRAPWSGRAPSTDAHDKIVDATVDCIRQYGLERTSISSIAVAAGVSRPTVYAYFPSRDALVAAAMERSAAAVAGRVVASARRRARTPAEFAVEALVVARREFRKEPAFYPISHARTDPWATDQQLTEESLALTRTILAPIASYDARLEPHLDEITELLVRWLLSVLMYDTKRTSSEAKLRAYLHRVVAPVIDTYVA from the coding sequence ATGGTGTATCCCTCTGAGGGCGCGCGGCGCGCGCCCTGGTCGGGGCGCGCGCCGTCCACCGACGCGCACGACAAGATCGTCGACGCGACGGTCGACTGCATCCGGCAGTACGGCCTGGAGCGGACGTCGATCAGCTCGATCGCGGTGGCCGCGGGGGTCTCGCGGCCCACGGTCTACGCGTACTTCCCGTCGCGGGACGCGCTGGTCGCCGCGGCCATGGAGCGCTCGGCCGCGGCCGTGGCCGGCCGGGTCGTGGCGTCGGCGCGCCGCCGGGCCCGCACGCCGGCGGAGTTCGCGGTGGAGGCCCTCGTCGTCGCGCGCCGGGAGTTCCGCAAGGAGCCGGCGTTCTACCCGATCAGCCACGCCCGTACCGACCCGTGGGCGACCGACCAGCAGCTCACCGAGGAGTCGCTGGCGCTGACCCGCACGATCCTGGCGCCGATCGCGTCGTACGACGCGCGGCTCGAACCGCATCTGGACGAGATCACCGAGCTTCTCGTGCGCTGGCTGCTGTCGGTGCTGATGTACGACACGAAGCGGACGTCGTCCGAGGCGAAGCTGCGGGCGTACCTGCACCGGGTGGTCGCCCCGGTGATCGACACCTACGTGGCGTGA
- a CDS encoding aldehyde dehydrogenase, translated as MLTYDTFYIGGEWVAPAGNSVFDVISPASEELVGRVPEASNADVDAAVAAARKAFDEGPWPRTSGAERADAMARLSGIINERLEDFARTISTEMGSPLQFSRMGQVLAATMALDFFTGLARETQWEETRAGLLGPTVVRRAPVGVVAAIVPWNVPIYVSMLKLAPALAAGCTVVLKPAPASPLSAQLLAEAIEAAGIPAGVVNVVPADRAVGEYLVTHPGIDKVSFTGSTAAGRRIASLCGENLRRVTLELGGKSAAVLLPDVDLASALPQVVNVGLMNNGQACVAQTRILAPRDRYSEIVEAVVAQVAAQVVGDPLAEETHIGPLVSAGQRERVEGYLAAGRKEGATVALGGGRPKGFDRGWYVEPTVFSDVDNSMTIAQEEIFGPVLSVIPYGDVDDAVKIANDSRYGLSGSVWTADPEAGLDIARRVRTGTFNVNTFMLENCAPFGGFKESGLGRELGPEGLAAYIEYQSVNLPA; from the coding sequence ATGCTCACGTACGACACGTTCTACATCGGGGGCGAGTGGGTCGCCCCCGCCGGGAACTCGGTGTTCGACGTCATCTCCCCCGCGTCCGAGGAACTCGTCGGACGCGTGCCGGAGGCGTCGAACGCCGATGTGGACGCGGCCGTCGCCGCGGCCAGGAAGGCGTTCGACGAGGGCCCGTGGCCGCGCACGTCCGGGGCCGAGCGCGCCGACGCGATGGCGCGCCTGTCGGGGATCATCAACGAGCGCCTCGAGGACTTCGCGCGCACGATCAGCACCGAGATGGGCTCGCCGCTGCAGTTCTCGCGGATGGGTCAGGTGCTGGCGGCCACGATGGCGCTCGACTTCTTCACCGGGCTGGCCCGCGAGACGCAGTGGGAGGAGACCCGCGCCGGGCTGCTCGGCCCCACCGTCGTGCGGCGCGCCCCGGTCGGTGTCGTCGCGGCGATCGTGCCGTGGAACGTGCCGATCTACGTCAGCATGCTGAAGCTGGCCCCGGCGCTGGCGGCCGGCTGCACGGTCGTGCTCAAGCCGGCCCCGGCCAGCCCGCTCTCGGCGCAGCTGCTGGCCGAGGCGATCGAGGCCGCCGGTATCCCGGCCGGTGTGGTCAACGTGGTGCCGGCCGACCGGGCCGTCGGGGAGTACCTGGTCACGCACCCGGGGATCGACAAGGTCAGCTTCACCGGCAGCACCGCGGCCGGGCGTCGCATCGCGAGCCTGTGCGGCGAGAACCTGCGCCGGGTGACGCTCGAGCTCGGCGGCAAGTCCGCGGCCGTCCTGCTGCCCGACGTCGACCTCGCGTCGGCGCTGCCGCAGGTCGTCAACGTCGGGCTAATGAACAACGGCCAGGCGTGCGTCGCCCAGACCCGCATCCTGGCTCCGCGCGACCGGTACTCGGAGATCGTCGAGGCCGTCGTCGCGCAGGTGGCCGCGCAGGTCGTCGGCGACCCGCTGGCCGAGGAGACGCACATCGGCCCGCTGGTCAGCGCCGGTCAGCGGGAACGGGTCGAGGGGTACCTCGCGGCCGGCCGGAAGGAGGGCGCCACGGTGGCGCTCGGCGGTGGCCGGCCGAAGGGCTTCGACCGCGGCTGGTACGTCGAGCCGACCGTCTTCTCCGACGTCGACAACAGCATGACGATCGCTCAGGAGGAGATCTTCGGGCCGGTCCTGTCGGTGATCCCCTACGGCGACGTCGACGACGCGGTGAAGATCGCGAACGACTCGCGCTACGGGCTGTCCGGTTCGGTGTGGACCGCGGATCCGGAGGCCGGGCTGGACATCGCGCGCCGGGTGCGTACCGGCACGTTCAACGTCAACACGTTCATGTTGGAGAACTGCGCGCCGTTCGGTGGCTTCAAGGAGTCCGGCCTCGGCCGGGAGCTCGGCCCCGAGGGTCTCGCCGCCTACATCGAGTACCAGTCCGTGAACCTCCCCGCGTAG